A genomic region of Dreissena polymorpha isolate Duluth1 chromosome 4, UMN_Dpol_1.0, whole genome shotgun sequence contains the following coding sequences:
- the LOC127879095 gene encoding neuropeptide receptor 15-like, producing the protein MSSNESVSSQSILNSNNLSYAMKSNTSDIISTSFGSGNIYNNWSVNVSTPSALEEPASREVIVLLSILFIVIGTVGLIGNSLVIIVILLDRKMRQSVTNIFIMNLATADFLIMLVGVPEIIQFMMNRGWLLGEALCRINRFIVVVSLYVSILSLVSVCIERFVAIVYPLKAHLLCGRKKIVFAILLIWPVSIACGLPTVLYNTLASPDPEVHFKHCFIRFPELRYHTVFDYSQFVLFYFVPVTVQIILYAVIGKKLYASTEELHARFQMRKDNRLKKEKIKSSDTIKARKDVVKMLAASVLVYIICYAPPQILLMYTTFATKPFQPTWSFQVFSIIISNVNSAANPILYSIFSQNFRKNFRKYLFYFCLPKPAEYQRACQDSSNESRIMSRKVGSVMSRSTTFSRV; encoded by the exons ATGTCTTCGAACGAATCAGTATCATCACAATCGATATTAAATTCTAACAATTTATCCTATGCCATGAAAAGTAACACTAGTGATATAATATCTACCAGCTTTGGATCGGGTAACATTTATAATAACTGGAGTGTCAACGTGTCAACACCGAGTGCTTTAGAAGAGCCTGCCTCAAGAGAAGTCATTGTTCTACTTTCTATTTTGTTCATTGTGATAGGAACGGTCGGGTTGATTGGCAATAGCCTCGTTATTATTGTTATTCTTCTGGACAGAAAAATGCGGCAATCAGTGACCAATATTTTCATAATGAACTTAGCAACGGCGGACTTCCTAATTATGTTGGTCGGGGTGCCTGAAATTATACAGTTCATGATGAACAGAGGCTGGTTGCTTGGCGAAGCACTTTGCAGGATCAACCGATTTATTGTGGTCGTCAGCCTGTATGTCTCGATTCTGTCGCTTGTGTCCGTATGTATTGAAAG ATTTGTGGCAATTGTGTATCCATTGAAAGCCCACCTTCTTTGTGGAAGGAAGAAAATAGTGTTTGCCATTCTGCTAATCTGGCCCGTATCCATAGCGTGTGGTCTACCTACGGTTCTCTACAATACATTGGCTTCTCCGGACCCTGAGGTACACTTCAAGCACTGCTTCATCCGCTTTCCGGAACTTCGATATCACACCGTGTTTGATTATTCGCAGTTCGTGTTGTTTTATTTCGTCCCAGTCACTGTTCAGATTATACTGTATGCAGTGATAGGTAAGAAACTCTACGCAAGTACGGAAGAGCTTCATGCGCGCTTTCAGATGAGAAAAGATAACAGattgaagaaagaaaaaataaaatcatcGGACACAATCAAAGCAAGGAAAGATGTGGTGAAAATGCTTGCTGCAAGTGTACTTGTTTACATAATCTGCTACGCTCCACCGCAGATTTTACTGATGTACACAACATTTGCGACAAAACCATTTCAACCCACCTGGTCCTTCCAAGTTTTTAGTATTATAATTTCAAACGTTAATTCTGCTGCTAATCCTATTCTGTATAGTATATTCAGTCAGAACTTTAGAAAAAACTTCAGGAAATACCTGTTTTATTTCTGTCTCCCCAAGCCAGCAGAATATCAAAGAGCCTGTCAGGACTCAAGTAACGAATCAAGAATAATGTCTCGGAAGGTTGGATCCGTAATGAGTAGGTCGACGACATTTTCACGAGTGTAA